The genomic interval TCTTAACAAGTAACTGAATATCTTCAGGCCGATTCTGTACAGCAAAGAAAGTACGGTCTATAAAATCCATCAACTCACTATAACTACCTGCAAACCCTGAAGCAATAGTCGAAAGAACATGTGAACGTAAAGCAGGTTCAGAAGCAAGTTTAGAAGTAATATTCTCCGTATCACCCACAACATACCGATCTATAAGCTGGTCCCTCTCAACCTCATTCTTAGCTATCAAAACAGCCTCACCATAAGGATCCATACCAGGACGACCAGCCCTACCAAACATCTGTTTAACATCAAGAACAGGAATAGGCTTCATACCATAATTAGGGTCATACCTCTTATAATCCCTAACAACCACTCGCCTCGCAGGCAAATTAATACCCCAAGCCAACGTTGGAGTGGAACAAATAGCCTTCAAATCACCACTAGAAAAAAGCTTTTCAATACGCCTCAAATGCGTATTCCTCAAACCAGCATGATGAAACGCTACACCCCGCCTAACATAACGAGCAAGCCGCTCCCCCTCCTCAGTAACACCATCAACATCCAAAATATCGTTCGACAACTCCATCAAACGATCCTCCTCCATCGGTGAAAGAAGATCATCCAAAGAACCAACTATACGGCCAGCAGCACCACGAGAATTACGTCTCGAAGAAGTGAAAACCAATGCCTGACCACCCTCCAAAACAGCATCCCTCACCAATGAAGTAGCAACATCATCCTCATCCGAACAAACCTCCTTACCACCATCAAAAGGAAAATCTATAAAATCATCAAAAACAACACCCTCCTTAAGCTCAATAGGCCTCCAATCACTCTTAACAAGACCTGCATCAAGCCAGTTAGCAATCTCTCTAGCATTACTTATAGTCGCACTCAAAGCAATAACCTGTGCCCCCGGATTCATCATCATCAACTTAGCAAGAGTAACCTCAAGCGTAGGACCCCTCCTATCCGAATCAACAAGATGGACCTCATCACAGACAACAACATCAACATCACCAATCCAATCAGTACCCAAACGCAACATCGAGTCAGCCTTCTCACTAGTAGTCACAACAACATCCATATCACTTAAATAATCAGCACTCCGATCATAATCCCCTGTAGCAACTCCAACATTAAAACCATACCTCTCATACTCCTTAAACAACTCAAACTTCTCATAAGCAAGAGCCTTAAGAGGAACAATATAAAGAGTCCTACCACCACTAAAAACAGACTTAAGAATACCTAACTCAGAAACCAAAGTCTTACCACTAGCAGTAGGAACAGCTAAAACCAAATTACGTCCATCAAGAACACCGGACCGAACACCATCAACCTGAGGAGGATACAACTCCTCAATACCCCTATCACCAAAAATCTCCAAACCCTCTTCAGGCAAACCAAAATCCAATAAATCATCAACCATCATAACAACAAAACCCAACAAAAACCAAAAACACCAATACTCAACCGACAAAAAAAATATGTGAAGAAAACTATTCAATCTTACCCAAAAAAACACAAAAAACACCAACAACCAACAACCCAAAAAACGAATAATACAAAAAATATTAAGTTAAACACAAACCAAAACTATTGAAGTCCTTACCAAACTAATACTAAAAAGATAAATAAATTCAAACTAATTCTATATGACGCGCGGGGGTTGCCGAGCATGGAAAAGGCGCAGGACTTAGGATCCTGTCCCGTAGGGGTTCGCGAGTTCGAATCTCGCCCCCCGCACTAAACACATCAGAATTTTCTCTACGGGGTTTATTTTGGATTGAGGGTTCTAATCTGTTTCTAGCTATAACGAGTTGGTTTTCTAGGAATTTGGAGAGGTTGAAGCCGTATTCTTTTGCCCATTGGTGTATTTCTTCATCTATTCTAATGGTTGTTTTCTTCTTAGGCATTTGCCTTACACATGTCTTAGTTGTATGGCGTTTTCCATATTCCTGTCTTTCTTACACTGTCACCTCTGATGGAGCTAAAACATCTAGAAATAAACGGTTATATTAAATCCAGGACTGATTGTAATTCTCTTATCTTGAATAGAAAGCTCTTAGTAATAAGTCTTAATACTATTTTTACGAAGAAGTTTTAAGGGTTTTTATTGGTCTGGTCTAATGAAGATCTCCTAAAAAAGGTACACCCTTCTGGCCGAATGAAACAGAGAAAAACCTCATTAAACCACATAGGCAATGCTTACCCCATGTATATAACGGCCAGATATTATAACCACCCCCTCCACTCCTAAACAAAACAAACAACAACAAACACAGAAAAGGGGATGCACTGGCCCCTCCAATGCTAAACTATAAAAGTCTATTAAGAATGGCTTAACATTAAAAACAGATATCCACCCTATATTAATCTATATAAAAAGAATACTATCCTCCTTTCCTTATAATATTGTTTTCTGTTCTCCCTTGTTCCTTACATTTACTGGGGTGCCTGGCTTTTTGTTGGTTTACTGTAAACCCACCTTCCATTCAGCTATCTATTTTAAACGCATCAGGATTTTTGTAATTGATTTCTTTCACGTATTTTTTATTAATTTGTTTTGGTGTTTCTGCGCCAGGCGACATATATTTAAAGAATTCATTTTTCTTTTCTAATAGAAAAACATTTTTCAATGTTTCTTTCTCTGTTTTTATATCTACTAAATCCAATGTTATTGATGAAATACGGTATAACATAGCAATATAAACGAATACTGTAAAGTAGATAAAGAAACCGAAGATAAAGGTTATTATTGAGATATCTGTTAGAAGTAATGCCAAAAGTAGAAGATGTAAAGGGATAGATTTCAAAAAAAGCAATACTTTTAGGTATTTAGTTCTACTTAAGCTTAATTTTTTATTTACCCTTAAACTTCTATTTCTATATCGGGTTTTCAATTTTTTATAATTTTTAAACTTTTCAGATTCGTTTGTTAAATAATTATATATCTTAGCTTGATAAAAAAGCAATAAAACAAAGATAAATAAAACAACTAAAAAATTCCCTAATCTAAATTCAATTGTAAATATATCTATAAATCTCAATATATCTAAAGTAATTAATAACAAATACAAAGCGAAAAAAGGTAATATAATAGTTAGATAACTAAATCCTAGCGTGTGAAGAGTTCTATTATTTTTTATCTCTTCTTCTTTTGAATCTGAAGGTGGAAGTATAATACCAAAATATGAGCTTAAACCAACAATTATAGATATTAAAACCAAAGCTCCAGATATTTCTATATAAAAAATATTTTGAAGCTGATCTAACATCCTATCAAGAAGAGTCACCTCAAAAAAACGGATAGACAAAATAATTATTAAAACTGCAGAAATAGAGAGATATAATACGAGTAAGATTTTTGACTTCTCTTCATTCTTACGCATATACGTATCTAAAGAGGTATTCTCCTTCATTTAACAAACACTTATATTTTATTTAAATATACTATTTAATTGATTGAATTTGGTTTTTTTATTGATTTATTTTTTTAGGTGTGGTTTTGGAGAAAACGTTTAGTTTTAGATTCTTTTTTATGGTTGTCTTTATGGCATCATCAACCATAGAAATGCTGCAACTCCAAATATAAATATAATCAAGAAAATTGCCCAACCAACAGCAATCTTGTTTTTTGTTTCATCATCCATATTAAAAACACCTTTTTGTATTGTTTTTTTGTCTATATCCCGGTTTTAATGTAATCTTTTAAAATGATTAT from Methanonatronarchaeum thermophilum carries:
- a CDS encoding DEAD/DEAH box helicase is translated as MMVDDLLDFGLPEEGLEIFGDRGIEELYPPQVDGVRSGVLDGRNLVLAVPTASGKTLVSELGILKSVFSGGRTLYIVPLKALAYEKFELFKEYERYGFNVGVATGDYDRSADYLSDMDVVVTTSEKADSMLRLGTDWIGDVDVVVCDEVHLVDSDRRGPTLEVTLAKLMMMNPGAQVIALSATISNAREIANWLDAGLVKSDWRPIELKEGVVFDDFIDFPFDGGKEVCSDEDDVATSLVRDAVLEGGQALVFTSSRRNSRGAAGRIVGSLDDLLSPMEEDRLMELSNDILDVDGVTEEGERLARYVRRGVAFHHAGLRNTHLRRIEKLFSSGDLKAICSTPTLAWGINLPARRVVVRDYKRYDPNYGMKPIPVLDVKQMFGRAGRPGMDPYGEAVLIAKNEVERDQLIDRYVVGDTENITSKLASEPALRSHVLSTIASGFAGSYSELMDFIDRTFFAVQNRPEDIQLLVKRVLGFLESEGFIEVDGFGLGSGSGFDATAIGKRVSELYIDPLSASRILERLSGRGMESDIEFLHMVCETPDMDTLYMRKSDYSRVESFLKENPRLKERGEMDDWFLSEVKTSLLLKDWIDEEDDGDICDWYGVSSGDIRRKASTAEWLLHSAAELSKMSMSLYINRLRNLQRRMQYGVKKELSDLVSISGIGRVRARELYKNGYRTKSDLHELIDNQSLVREVDGVGAKTIEKIKRELGGNE